The genomic interval CAAGACCGCGGCGTATCTCAATCTCGACATGATCGCCCACCCGTGGACCGAGGCCGAGATTCGCAAGCTGGTGACCGATTCGGGTCTCCAGAATGGGGATGTGTGGATGCGCGGGATCCGCTCGTGTGACTTCGTCGAGCCCGGCGTGGCCGACTGGGCCGCGGGCACACTCGTCCCCGTGCTCGCGAGCGCATCATCCGCCACGGGGCTGAACCTGCACCTCGATCGCACATCGGGGCGCCATGGGGGCAGCGACTACCGCTCGTTCGCCTTGCAGAGCGTGCCCTTCGTACGCTTCTTCGGCAGCTACTTCCCGGACTATCACAAACCGGGCGATCGCCCGGAGCGTCTCGACGCCAGCCAGATCGAGCGCATGGCTCGCCTGGCCTGCGCCACCCTGTGGATTCTCGCCAATCGCTGAGTGCTGAGCGGCCGTTGTCTTTCGGACCGACGATGGCAGGATTGTCTGTCAATCAGGCGAGGGCCTTGTCGACTTCGGTGAGCATGCGCTTGATGGCATGCTCGCTCTGCACCCACATCACCGACATGACGAGCGCGGCTGCGGATGCGATGACGCCGAAGCCGGCGATTCCCACTTCAGGGCGATTGCCCAGTGCGTTTTCGAACACGCAGTAGGGGAACGCCAAGGCCAGCGCGTCTGGTAGAATGCCGC from Pseudomonadota bacterium carries:
- a CDS encoding M28 family peptidase, which translates into the protein KTAAYLNLDMIAHPWTEAEIRKLVTDSGLQNGDVWMRGIRSCDFVEPGVADWAAGTLVPVLASASSATGLNLHLDRTSGRHGGSDYRSFALQSVPFVRFFGSYFPDYHKPGDRPERLDASQIERMARLACATLWILANR